The Ptychodera flava strain L36383 chromosome 3 unlocalized genomic scaffold, AS_Pfla_20210202 Scaffold_26__1_contigs__length_13983176_pilon, whole genome shotgun sequence genome segment GACAAAATCAATCATGAAAGTAGCAATACAATTCATGACAAAGGACAAAAGAACACAAgcctaggtcaaaggtcatgacccATTTATGACAAGGGTCATTAACCTATTCATCAATACACAATCTCTATCACCTCAACTCATAAAAGGTATCGTCCTTCCTCAGTTATAATGTTGACCAATAAACTGAAAAAGCCGCAAAGAATGTATTATCATTTTTTGCTATctacacattatatatattctGCCCCCTAGCAAGCATACCAATGTGATATCATCTCAACTGTTGTACATTCCATGgaaatcaacaggaaactttcaATGGCACAGTATCAGTTCATAATCCCTGGAATCTTGCTGCAGCTCATGCTGGTATGtaaataattacatatttagAGAAGGTAAGCTTTCCTGTTATTGAGAAAACTTCATGATCCCAGATATTACAAAGTTTGTGCCCATCACTGTATTTTCTACCGATAGATGCTACAAAACTGCAGGCAGTGAGTTATAAAATAATTACACACTTCATCAGATTTTGGGTCAGGGTTTCATTGTGATACTAAATGACAGAAAAGTCACACCACACCAATTGAGATGACAACCATTGTACAAAACAATTGACCAATAATAATGACATGTTACCCACAACATTGTATCATTCATTTCCTATGtccagtttttgagaaacagacaTTGGTGAAACCAAATTGCTTTCCTCAGCCAAGCTGGACCTTTCTACTTTGGAATGGGTGTGGAAGGGTGATGCTGAAACAGTGTGGTGACCTTACCATTCTAACTAATTAAATCACGATAGCGTTTTCATGTTTGAGAGAAGCGACTGCAGTCATTTGAGTATTACCTCAGGTTGAACAACTGACTAAACGTGAATGAGTGCCTTGTATTTCTTGTCCGGAACAATACTCTGGAAATTCCGCACTTTGCCAAGGTGTATTAAACATCAATGTTTGCAGGCAAAGGGAATTTTTTGCAGAAGCAAGGCTGTGACTTCCACACTTCACCTGCACCAGTGTACATGTAGAAATTTCCAATTTAAAGCCAGAGTGTTGTGATGTTTTCAATCATGATTTTCTATTAGTGTTAATACAGAAAGCCTATTTCATGGCAGTCACAGAATGTTGTGTCATAAGTCTTGCAGTGTTGGTTACTGAAATGGTACGAGACCTCTGACTGCTGTTTCAACATGTAAAGTGTGCACTTTGGTCTCAAGTCTACCTGCACCAAGGTATCATCAATATGCATTGTGTAGTGTGCCGTCAGGTAGTCCTGCCATACAGAGAGACTTTCAATTTTACCTTTCCATACTGTATCAAACAACACTGTTATAGTGGTGTGTTTAAATTACCAAAACACCTGACTGGTTTCATTCCTGAATGCATCATCATGGAGTAATGGATGGGCTTTGTTGTCATCATTATCAGGTCAATCAACTCCCCCACCCCTCTCTTGTGGGTTTGTTGTCGTTGTTTTCAGGCCAATAACTCCCCCATCCCTCAATTTGCAACTGTCAATCTTCCACCCACAGCATAGCGGTCTCCTTTTGTCTCCAGCTGACACAGTTGATTTGACTTTCAAGGATTTTGCACTGTCTACCGGTATATCCCTATTCacattattttcaaactttcttgtTTATGTCTCCTCTTGTTGCCAGAATTTACTTAAAGTCACAGCCTGTCAGAGCTAGCCTATGTGATGTCATGCAAATGCATTAATCTGGAAActggtcaaaaaaatttgaaatttgtaaaattttcaaaacactatGTACGTCTATAGGCAAACTCTGCATCCAGACCTTGGTAGCGTTTGACGTCATCTATCAATTTGTTCCTTTTTATCCTATCTCCCGCTGTCATCTCATTCACCCCAAGGGTATCACTTTGTCTGCGCTGTTTTGTCAACTAATTGCTCCGCTGTAGGCAATTCCATGGTCGCCTTACACAGCTAAAAGTGGTCTCCTACAGTCCCGTATTCCCCACAGACCACCCATCAATGACTTGACACACACGTTTCCTGCCACGCTCTTTCAGCGCCAGCCACAGAAGAGATCTCTCGGGTACATTTTATTTCCATCAAGGGTGAATCATGACTTCCTCTGATAATTGCAAGTCACCTTGATTTGTATTGATCTCTCCAGGTTTTATTTTATATCACAGCCTGACTGTGACTCATAAAAATCCATAGTATGGTATCATGGGCATGATCAAGaacttttttaaaatgaaacaaataaagCCGTCCTGAAAGGGATCTACATTGTAGAGgcttttttttcattgctttctttgaacaaaagaacaaacaaTGACATATTGATGTATAATCACCAATAAAGTTTTTAAAAGTAGTAAAACTGTCTTCTACCGGTATAATACTCAAGATGCAGATTATTAAAAGCACACTGAAGTAGATGCCTctacttttgttttgttcacaGGCAAGGCCAGCCGCACTCTAGAGTATTGATGTGTGTCTGTGAGTTCACTTTTCATAAGCCATTACACTTTCTATTCTTGTATCCTTCCACTGGATTTCTGAGTCTTTTCatatttgagcaaaaattgcatatttcaaaaatcatacatttagaTACCAAAGTCCAATACcatgaaatgatgaaatgtgTTTATACTTACATGCAAACTCATGGCTGGTTTATAAACAATGTCCCCAGACACATTCAGAGCAAAGTGCGCTTTTTTGCTGACTCTCGGTGGTTTGGGAGGTGGGGCGCTGCTCTTCTTAGACGCACCCCTCGAGACATCCACAGTGTCAGCCTCTGTTATTTCTACACTCAAAGCTGGCTTACTGGCCGCTTCACTCTCCGTGTTCATTTGGTTCGTAGTATCAGTTTCGTCAGACTTAGCCTCTTTTTGTTCCAGCTCGTAGTCGGCACAGATGTTGAGAATTTCCTCCAGACGCTGCCTTTCCAGCGTCGCCATTTGCTGCTCTCGCTTGCGCTCGGCGATCATCTGTTCATGTCTGACGCACATCTCCTTCTGAAGCTCGTCGTCAAAGTCGTCGGGGTCCACGTGCACTGTTCTCCTATTTTCAAACCGTGACGCATCGTCGTACGTAATGGGTGACCTACTTTGGTTCACAAATACATCTTGCTCACCCGAATGCGAGCTGGATAAGGTCACTACTGAGCTCGTCGACGATTTGTCCGATTCTGACGGTTCAATTCTCGAGTGATACTGTTGTGTAGGCGACGTGCACGGGCTTCTCCTACCGGCATACAAACTGCTCTGTCCCAGTTTTATCCTGCTCGGCGACGTCGGCTTCTTGTACTCTGGCAAGCCGTTGTGCACAAGTTTGGGACTGAGGCAAGTGGTTGGCGACTGCGGCAACTTTGGCGGTTCCTCAAATCGCGCTCTGATGGCGCTCACAGGCGGTTGGAAATCGTTAGTCGCATTTGTGGAATCAGCATCGTCGACCATCACGGTCTCTTTGATGACATCCGGTGCGGTGTAAATCGGCGACATTGGCGACTCTGGTGGGCTGGCAATCATTTCAATGTCATCGTTAAAAGTGACGCTCTTCAGGATCTGCTCCAAGTCGTCTTCGATACTTTTTTCGATGGGGCTTTTCACTTCCGGTGCCTCTACAATCGTGTCCTTGTACACGAAAGTCTGTCGGTGTTCAATACCTACAATAATGGAATACATCATTAGAAAGTGCATCGTAATGTCAGTGCCTCTACTACAGCCATCTCAACAAATAGATTTCACCATAACCACTGTCTGTCAACCCTTTAAccaccatggtatggcccatACTCAATGTTATTTATGGTGACTTTGGgactgtttacagggaattagggatGAGCAGGTTAACCCTTTGCATCCTGACCCTCTGGTGACCTACGATGTTGCATGCTGATCTCATTAATTATTTCATGGCAACAATTCTACTTTTTCACAAGGTCTGTAATACATTTTATTTGAATCTTTAACTTCCAAAGTCACCAAGATTTTctccataatttgcatattagggAAGGTATTACCTGGAATGAAGCCAATGGGAGCCACTGATATCCTGTTGTTGTTTGGCATCTCACGCTTCATCTTGCTGGCCTCGGCGGGATGGTTGAAGCGAAAGTAGTTGGAACGCCCGAAACAGAGCATTGCACCTATGAGAAGGAAAGGTGAAAGGTCAGATTTGGACAGATGCAGTCAGACAGTCAGTGAGGATCAGACACACATTCGTATTCACGCCACACAGCTTGAGATTACCCATGATTCAATGTCTTTTGTAAACATAACTTTTTCTTAAAGTCAGGCAAATCCCCCTGTTGTGTCTACACAtaggatgacggccatttttgTGAGGATATAACTAAGCGTTTGATAGGATATATAACAAAGCGAATATACATGTTAGCTTCTTACGGAAAGTGATAGGCAAAATTAGCCacttcaagtttgcaaaaagtgCAACAGGTGTAATACCTGCAAACTTTGATTACAAAGGAACTGTGTGCTTCAATTTTCAACATATTCAGTTTTTGAGAATGCACTGTTGTTTACCATTATATGATGAGCAATTTTAGGTCTAACGATGAGCTAATGCTGTAGATTACTGGTAGAGAAAGTTATAACAATGAATAGATAATTTGGTGACTTGTACATTATTTATTATTCTATGCTTGCACATAAAGAGTTACTGGTATACAGATACTGCTCAGTGGGGCAGAAATTGGCACATTTCAAAACAGACCTGCGGGTAAACAAAGAGGGCGCTCTATACAAATATTTGCCAGGTCTATTTTGGGAGTTGTAAGTAGTTTGTACACAAGGCCATCACCTTTGTTGATCCAATGTTGACTTCAGGAACCATTCAGGTCAAAACAGCCAGACAGAATCTTGATTACATTCTGTCTGGATTTTCACACAGTACAGACACCACTGAATATTTCAACAGCTTGAGTTCAATTGCCCTGGTCATGCTGGTTTTCCTATTGTTTTCTGTGATTTACATTAAGCTGAACAGGAATGTCAAAGCTGGTGAATTCTCTTAGAAGTCAACTGTGATCTGTTTGCTAGATGCTAAGCTAAAGAGTTGTTTGAAACGGTTTCTTTAGTTTTTGTGGACAATGAGTCAATTTGTACTAAAAGACCAAACATTTGCTTTACGTGGGGGAGTTTGACAAAGAGCTGAAAAAAGTATGAGTGGGATAAGATTGAGGTAGTAtgcgttttgaaactgaaagactttaaGTTTACTcagggaaactttcaaccattctctttcaaaaatcaaggaatccaataaaattcaaatgtcacCATACAAAGTTTGGCACCACAGAAACAAATGATAAACAattaatgaatatttgaaatccaaagtgGTTGCTATAGCTAAAGATTTAATTAAAAAGAAACATCACTGTGAAAATCTAATTCATtccaagaacttcaaaatgtGTCCACACTATCAGTACATCAGAGAGGCATTATAAAATTTGAATGTCTCAATAGATGCATTCTACCGTAACAACTGTACTGATAAGTATGTTTCTACATATTGATTATGAAAGACATCATCAAGCAGGTACTATAACTTTTAAAGCTGGGCTCAGAATACTTCAGGTGGTCCCAAAGTGAAACTTGTCGGTGCATAATGACATATGCACTGACTTTTCACAAGCCCAGTATCTACCAATTTCTTGAAGCACACAAGAGCTCAGTATCTGGCTGAAGGAATTCAGCCATGTTCACATGAGACTCAGTGATTGCAGCAAACACCTTACAAGTTCAATCATCCCGCACTGAAATCATCACCTTCCTGTCAAACATTTTCCctgatttgaaatatcaaaccAAACCTTAATACCTCATTCCAACAAGACGTAGGTCTTCAAGATGGGTTAGTATTTTCATGAAAGGAATTCAAATTGTTTGTAGGTATATGTGACAAGATCAAAGTGGTCAAAATCTTCAATATATGGAACTGAAGATGTTTCCTTTGGTACTGGCAATTACATTTCAAGACCCCCCTCCCTTTGTCTCGCTTTCCAGACCTCGTCGCTTCGCTAGTGCAAAGTGCGCCGCTGGCGGTAGGAACATGAAGTGATTTTTCCACTGGCTGGGCGACGGGGTCTGGAGACTACTGACTTCCGCATTCCAAGATATTTATACCCCACCAATCACATGGCTCAATCGACAACCACGACAACAGGCAAACTTTGATGCATATTCAATAGAAGGAGGGGCTTGTAAAAATATCTACCAACAACTATGAGGAACTTCTGTGACTGACAACGTCAATAAGCTCGACTACGCAATGATATGACATACATAAAAGGATTCCCTCGGATTCCCCAAACGACGCGGTCCGCGCCGCTGATATAGAGCGCACAGGGCATTCACAGTACGCGGACGTGCGTAAATTCAACTGGCGAAAATGGGGCTGACAGCCGAACTTAGGAAAGCAATCGATTGTGGCAAAGAAAAATTAGCCATAGAATGCCTGAAAGACGAGCAAATTGAAGCAATCGCAGCTTTTCTACGGGGGAATGACGTCTTCGTAAACTTGCCAACTGGGTACGGGAAGTCTGTTGGCTGTTGTCTTCACATGCTCTCCGTATATTTTCACGGGAGTTTCAGCATGGTCACTGTCTACAGAGTACATTTGCCCCGACATTTGCGACGAGCTCGATGTTGACTATCGCATATTGAAAACACATGCATTTGTCTTGGTTTTTCGGAATGAATAAGTAGGTCAAGGGTCATATTTAAATTTGGTTCTCCGCCTGTCCTGATGCGTCATCACAGTGGAATGCAGTGGTAGTCACCAGACCCTCGTCGCTTCGCGACTCGGCGCTCGTCGCTCCGCGACTCGCCATGTCCTACCGCCAGCGGCGCACTTTGCAGTGGCGAAGCGACGAGGTCTGGTAAACGAGACTACCCCTCCCTAAACTCATACACCTAAACCGTGTGTGTACATAACATACCTTGTGTTAATTTGGTGGGTGTGGTCACAGTCTCTCCATCAATCTGACATGGACCAATAGGATACAAGATGACATCATCATTTACATTCTTAATGTAGCAATGTTCAGCCTCAACTCCAGTACCAGTGATGACGATATCTGGTTGTCTGCCTGCATTGGCATTGCCTATGTAAGTTTTACCTGCAAACAAAAGACAAATAcccaattctttttttttcaaataacattTCAAGAAAGGTAAAATATAAGAACAGATGTATGACGTTAACCTGTGAGGAATACAATGTTTTTATATGAATATTCCACATGAATCAATGCCAAAAAAAATATATAGCGCACCTGGAAAACACTTCCAAATGCTTACCTAGTGTGCATTTAAATGTGGATAAATACTAGTACCTGGTACAAACATACCCCCTAAGGCAATGCTGAATTGTAGGTCATGTTTTCATGGGCCCAGCGTTTATCAGTTTTCCAAAATATGCGTGCATGTACCACTACAGTAAGAATACTTCGACACAGGAATATGCTTGTGAGCAAGATGTGGAAGAAAGTGTTTGGATGTCTCCAATGGCCCCAGTGAAAACAAAGGTGGTGAAATGTgccaaaattttaaattaagtAGGTTCTGCGGTCTTTCTACATCACAgcgaattgtaaaattttgtacagCATATAGACTGCGTCTGTCTTTCTATGGAATGATGAAAGCATGCCAAATTCATAAATGTCTACATTTTTTACTTTGGCCAGAATTTCGGCAGCAAAAACTTACCTTCTGGTAGAGGTAGTAGTGTGACAGCAGTGCTAAGTCTGCCTCCGCCAAGACTCACTAGATGTGGTTTCTCACTCTGTACACGTATGGCCTTGCCAGTGTTGGTGTACGCCAAACTACCGTCCTGTACGAAACACAAAATAATTACCATTATTCTGGAGCCATAGGTTAAACCAAGATTTTGACTGGACCactgtacaaacaaaaccatgtgcacCCAAACACGCACAGAAATACGCTTACTTCCATGCGTCTTTATACACGTGGGTTTGTTTATACCACGAATCATGTCATCTGTCAGGTgcactgagtctgtagaactaCTAACATCCTTTTCACTCTGGAGTGGAACCATTCAGTAGTGATTTCAGTTCACACGTGGCACTATGGAATAAAGGCTCTTCAGTAAAGGACAAATATACAATATACTCTTGTATGAATATCaaagttttgtaatattttggtCAATAGAATACTGAATATTCGTTCTCTGATATGCTTGGTTTATTGATCCTTGTGATTGCAATATATTAATCAGCTTGATATTTCACTGCTGtattggtacatgtatatatactaCAATCTGTTCTATTTCACTTCTGTTCACAATATCAAGCTATTGCTTTTCTATCTGTCAGATATCAGTCTGGTTTACAACAGAGTTCATATTTACACAGTTCAGAGTGGTGACATTTTAACTTATTCTATTAATCATCttgtaaaatatcaaagttaatgAATGGTATGCCATAGACATGACCTTCTATTTAGGAAGCTACTTATTTATCTTGTGAATTCAACTCCAAAGCAAGAAGACTGGTCATTGCTATCCTATGCCATTCTGGTATTGGATCAGGCTGCTGTGTTTTGcttatttttgtttacaaagGTACTTAAAAATATCAGGTTGGTACTGTGCCCTCTATGGCAATCTGTCACACCAATAATGTCTGCACTGCAGATCCCCagtgatatacatgtaccagtcAACTCTTTCACAGCCCCTTGCTTGCTGTGCACTATGACTGATGTAGCTTGGCTCAGCACAAAGTGGTGCAACAAGCGTAACTCTGTGGATAGCCAGCGAGGGGCTGTGAAAGAGTCCATCCAGTGGTGGTACATTGACAAATCTTTACATGAACTCTAAGTGTGCATGGTATACAGCATGGTTTGCAGAGTGACAGTTC includes the following:
- the LOC139125691 gene encoding pleckstrin homology-like domain family B member 1 isoform X3 — encoded protein: MMQDGSLAYTNTGKAIRVQSEKPHLVSLGGGRLSTAVTLLPLPEGKTYIGNANAGRQPDIVITGTGVEAEHCYIKNVNDDVILYPIGPCQIDGETVTTPTKLTQGAMLCFGRSNYFRFNHPAEASKMKREMPNNNRISVAPIGFIPGIEHRQTFVYKDTIVEAPEVKSPIEKSIEDDLEQILKSVTFNDDIEMIASPPESPMSPIYTAPDVIKETVMVDDADSTNATNDFQPPVSAIRARFEEPPKLPQSPTTCLSPKLVHNGLPEYKKPTSPSRIKLGQSSLYAGRRSPCTSPTQQYHSRIEPSESDKSSTSSVVTLSSSHSGEQDVFVNQSRSPITYDDASRFENRRTVHVDPDDFDDELQKEMCVRHEQMIAERKREQQMATLERQRLEEILNICADYELEQKEAKSDETDTTNQMNTESEAASKPALSVEITEADTVDVSRGASKKSSAPPPKPPRVSKKAHFALNVSGDIVYKPAMSLHEITCEMERLEMSREQCVRRMDALELHKQELDVDTEEVLREIEIEQALLEGEHKSEMDQLQQDTEQMQSVLKVKRQISQTALEEREREREGLETARLKIETLEQEVEELKQTLQSCSEDELEENKAKLKQKSEVLDVERKNFEDMEFHYLETEARMEEEQEIIELQLSREEKEKQQQLQSRVENVCDLEGQLSSVMVEAKEKKVEIENRRKTVEEQLMKAKAELETIEHQYDVLVVKAKEMELALQNDEVINKEKIREIEERRLKLHPDVSLSDEYLARRKLSGSLSSTTSTVSVSSNETRLMIPACQGRCPPHGVILREIGNTSGTNWAL
- the LOC139125691 gene encoding pleckstrin homology-like domain family B member 1 isoform X2, yielding MMQDGSLAYTNTGKAIRVQSEKPHLVSLGGGRLSTAVTLLPLPEGKTYIGNANAGRQPDIVITGTGVEAEHCYIKNVNDDVILYPIGPCQIDGETVTTPTKLTQGAMLCFGRSNYFRFNHPAEASKMKREMPNNNRISVAPIGFIPGIEHRQTFVYKDTIVEAPEVKSPIEKSIEDDLEQILKSVTFNDDIEMIASPPESPMSPIYTAPDVIKETVMVDDADSTNATNDFQPPVSAIRARFEEPPKLPQSPTTCLSPKLVHNGLPEYKKPTSPSRIKLGQSSLYAGRRSPCTSPTQQYHSRIEPSESDKSSTSSVVTLSSSHSGEQDVFVNQSRSPITYDDASRFENRRTVHVDPDDFDDELQKEMCVRHEQMIAERKREQQMATLERQRLEEILNICADYELEQKEAKSDETDTTNQMNTESEAASKPALSVEITEADTVDVSRGASKKSSAPPPKPPRVSKKAHFALNVSGDIVYKPAMSLHEITCEMERLEMSREQCVRRMDALELHKQELDVDTEEVLREIEIEQALLEGEHKSEMDQLQQDTEQMQSVLKVKRQISQTALEEREREREGLETARLKIETLEQEVEELKQTLQSCSEDELEENKAKLKQKSEVLDVERKNFEDMEFHYLETEARMEEEQEIIELQLSREEKEKQQQLQSRVRNLGSQGDTTNISTKKENVCDLEGQLSSVMVEAKEKKVEIENRRKTVEEQLMKAKAELETIEHQYDVLVVKAKEMELALQNDEVINKEKIREIEERRLKLHPDVSLSDEYLARRKLSGSLSSTTSTVSVSSNETRLMIPACQGRCPPHGVILREIGNTSGTNW
- the LOC139125691 gene encoding pleckstrin homology-like domain family B member 1 isoform X1; translated protein: MMQDGSLAYTNTGKAIRVQSEKPHLVSLGGGRLSTAVTLLPLPEGKTYIGNANAGRQPDIVITGTGVEAEHCYIKNVNDDVILYPIGPCQIDGETVTTPTKLTQGAMLCFGRSNYFRFNHPAEASKMKREMPNNNRISVAPIGFIPGIEHRQTFVYKDTIVEAPEVKSPIEKSIEDDLEQILKSVTFNDDIEMIASPPESPMSPIYTAPDVIKETVMVDDADSTNATNDFQPPVSAIRARFEEPPKLPQSPTTCLSPKLVHNGLPEYKKPTSPSRIKLGQSSLYAGRRSPCTSPTQQYHSRIEPSESDKSSTSSVVTLSSSHSGEQDVFVNQSRSPITYDDASRFENRRTVHVDPDDFDDELQKEMCVRHEQMIAERKREQQMATLERQRLEEILNICADYELEQKEAKSDETDTTNQMNTESEAASKPALSVEITEADTVDVSRGASKKSSAPPPKPPRVSKKAHFALNVSGDIVYKPAMSLHEITCEMERLEMSREQCVRRMDALELHKQELDVDTEEVLREIEIEQALLEGEHKSEMDQLQQDTEQMQSVLKVKRQISQTALEEREREREGLETARLKIETLEQEVEELKQTLQSCSEDELEENKAKLKQKSEVLDVERKNFEDMEFHYLETEARMEEEQEIIELQLSREEKEKQQQLQSRVRNLGSQGDTTNISTKKENVCDLEGQLSSVMVEAKEKKVEIENRRKTVEEQLMKAKAELETIEHQYDVLVVKAKEMELALQNDEVINKEKIREIEERRLKLHPDVSLSDEYLARRKLSGSLSSTTSTVSVSSNETRLMIPACQGRCPPHGVILREIGNTSGTNWAL